One genomic segment of Belonocnema kinseyi isolate 2016_QV_RU_SX_M_011 chromosome 2, B_treatae_v1, whole genome shotgun sequence includes these proteins:
- the LOC117168009 gene encoding cytochrome b-c1 complex subunit 7-like, translating to MAARNLIFGESFKKWAYQASRFNQYGLWHDDILYESPPVAEALRRLPQHIRDERNFRIVRAMQLSCQKSILPKDQWTKMEEDKRYLQPYIHEVLAEIKEKEEWNKE from the exons ATGGCtgccagaaatttaattttcg gagaaagctttaaaaaatgggCTTACCAAGCCTCCCGATTCAACCAATATG gcCTGTGGCATGACGATATTCTTTACGAAAGTCCTCCAGTAGCTGAAGCTTTGCGTCGTTTACCGCAGCACATTAGAGATGAACGCAATTTTCGAATTGTACGCGCGATGCAACTGAGTTGCCAAAAATCTATCTTACCCAAGGACCAATGGACTAAAATGGAAgag GATAAACGCTACCTTCAACCTTACATACATGAAGTATTGGCAGAGATTAAAGAAAAGGAAGAATGGAATAAAGAATAG